In Puniceicoccales bacterium, the DNA window ATTTATATGGCGCAGCAATGCGCCATTTTTGTTTAAGACAATCCTTCCACTGATGAATTAAAAATAAAGATTATCTAACATTAACTCTGCCAGCTAGTTGGGCCACATGATAACGGATTTTTGCTTCGAGTTTTTCGACCTCCTCTTGATTATAATCGCTTTTCATTCGTGCTAACTCGAGAGCTTTTTCAGCGGCTTCCTTGGCGTTTTTAACACTGTCAACATCTACAGATTTTATATTCACGGCTTCGTCAACTAAAATTGATAACCTGTTGTGTTCTAACTTCAAAAATCCCGACGAAATGGCAATGTTTTCACGATTTTTTCCATAGGTGACTATAACACTACCAGGCCATACCAAAGCAATTATGGGTCTATGTTCCGGTAAAATTTCAATCTCACCCAAAGCAGTGGAAATGACCACCGATGAAGCCTCCCCATTGAAAATTTCTTTGGCCGGCGTTATTATTTCCAAAAAAATCGACATATCATCCCTTATTGGATTTCAAAACTTCATCCACAGTGCCCTTCATATAAAAATCATTCTCTGGCACATCATCTAGCTTCCCGTCAAGTATCATAGCAAAACCTTTAACCGTTTCTGCCGTAGAAACATACCTACCAGGTATCCCGGTAAAAGCCTCAGCCACATGGAATGGTTGCGATAAAAATCTCTGAATTTTCCTAGCCCGCGAAACGGTCAACTTGTCAGCCTCGGACAACTCGTCCATTCCAAGGATGGCGATTATATCCTGCAACTCTTTATATTTTTGAAGCACAGATTGGACCTCTCGTGCAACCCTAAAATGTTCTTCACCAACAATACCTGGATCAAGCGCCTTCGACGTGGAGGCCAATGGATCCACCGCCGGGAATAAAGCCAATGCCGCAATCCTCCGATCCAATACAATGGTAGAATCCAAATGGGCAAAGGTATTGGCCGGCGCTGGATCAGTCAGATCATCTGCCGGTATATACACTGCCTGAAAAGAAGTTATTGAACCATTTTTCGTCGACGTAATCCTCTCCTGCAACTGACCCATCTCATAGCTAAGCGTAGGTTGGTAACCGACAGCCGATGGCGATCGCCCAAGCAAAGCCGACACTTCAGATCCGGCCTGGGAGAATCTAAATATATTATCAATAAACAGCAACACATCCTGATGCTTCTCATCACGAAAATATTCTGCAATGGTTAACCCAGTCAACCCAATGCGCATGCGAGCCCCAGGTGGCTCATTCATCTGGCCAAAAACTAATGCCACTTTGGAATTTATCGGATTTTTTTCATCGATAACCCCCGAATCACACATTTCATAGAAAAGATCATTGCCTTCTCGCGAACGCTCCCCCACTCCGGCAAAAACAGAAAAACCTCCGTGCCCTAGAGCGATATTATTTATTAACTCTGTGATTACCACAGTTTTGCCAACGCCTGCACCACCAAATGCACCAATCTTTCCTCCTTTCACAAAGGGGCAGATCAAATCAATAACCTTTATGCCAGTCTCTAAAATATTGGCACAAATATCCTGATCCAGTAATTTCGGAGGTTTTCTATGAATTGCCCAACGCGTTTTGGTATTCACAACACCTTTACCATCAACCGGATCGCCCACAACATTAAGAATGCGCCCCAGGACCTCTTGTCCCACCGGAACAGAAATGGGGGCACCTAGATCAAGCACCTTGATCCCCCGGGATAGACCATCGGTCGATGCCATTGAAACGGCTCTAACTTTGCCATTTCCAATATGTTGCTGAACTTCCAATATGAGCTTCTTTCCATCAATCCCCAAATCGATTTCCAAAGCATTATATATATCTGGCAAGTTGGTAACATCAAATTGCACATCAACCACGGCACCTATTACCTGAACTACTTCTCCTAAGTTACTCATAATTAATTAATTACAATTTGCAGCGGCTAACTCAATGATCTCACTGGTGATGGCAAATTGCCTAGACTTATTGTACTCTAATTTCAAATTTTTCGACAATTCATTGGCATTATCGGTGGCAGCCTTCATGGCAACAGTCCTTGCACTGTGTTCAGAAGCCTTCGCCTCCAAAATACTTTGATACATACCATACTTAATAAATGTCCTCACAATGGAATCAAGTATACTCGACGGCGATGGCTCAAAAATTATTTCCCGCTTATCTCTCTTAATTCTTTCGCTATCAACACCAAGGGAATTAGCTATTTTTTTAAATTCATCATAGAAATCAGTCATCGGCAGGATTTTTCTAAAAATAGGCACATGACATAGCGTATTTTTAAATCCAG includes these proteins:
- the atpC gene encoding ATP synthase F1 subunit epsilon, with translation MSIFLEIITPAKEIFNGEASSVVISTALGEIEILPEHRPIIALVWPGSVIVTYGKNRENIAISSGFLKLEHNRLSILVDEAVNIKSVDVDSVKNAKEAAEKALELARMKSDYNQEEVEKLEAKIRYHVAQLAGRVNVR
- a CDS encoding F0F1 ATP synthase subunit gamma translates to IIGCMSLACIKKFRRNRFFNVSNVGVRCVVVVASDKGLCGTLNNNIFREIAQIEGDAQFIAVGKKATNYLSRCGKKLIASFSINDISEFHEVLGLCELVMQLYDDGEINGCDVLYAGFKNTLCHVPIFRKILPMTDFYDEFKKIANSLGVDSERIKRDKREIIFEPSPSSILDSIVRTFIKYGMYQSILEAKASEHSARTVAMKAATDNANELSKNLKLEYNKSRQFAITSEIIELAAANCN
- the atpD gene encoding F0F1 ATP synthase subunit beta — protein: MSNLGEVVQVIGAVVDVQFDVTNLPDIYNALEIDLGIDGKKLILEVQQHIGNGKVRAVSMASTDGLSRGIKVLDLGAPISVPVGQEVLGRILNVVGDPVDGKGVVNTKTRWAIHRKPPKLLDQDICANILETGIKVIDLICPFVKGGKIGAFGGAGVGKTVVITELINNIALGHGGFSVFAGVGERSREGNDLFYEMCDSGVIDEKNPINSKVALVFGQMNEPPGARMRIGLTGLTIAEYFRDEKHQDVLLFIDNIFRFSQAGSEVSALLGRSPSAVGYQPTLSYEMGQLQERITSTKNGSITSFQAVYIPADDLTDPAPANTFAHLDSTIVLDRRIAALALFPAVDPLASTSKALDPGIVGEEHFRVAREVQSVLQKYKELQDIIAILGMDELSEADKLTVSRARKIQRFLSQPFHVAEAFTGIPGRYVSTAETVKGFAMILDGKLDDVPENDFYMKGTVDEVLKSNKG